aaactaaaactaaatgcAAGAACAGGATTGGGAGGATCACAGCCACAACTGACATCTGTGACAAATGCTTGAGGAAAATAAACCAACATTATCAGTTGGGCAGTCTCTTTATCAAAGATTGACTAAACATGCCCACCATTTCCTCTATAATTAATGTCGCAGCAGGGCTTCCGCTTATACTGGTTTGGCTTTCAAATCTTTCTCCCCTTTGTTTTGGTCCCAGTGACAGTAGCTACAGATAGTCTCAACTTTGGGTCAATTAGATCACTGTAATATTACAGTCATTTCAAGCTTTCTCTAGCAGTGGCTACTCTGTTGCTGTTCCATAAATATGATGAAATGAAGGCAAAGTTAATTCTTCTCCTTCCATTATTTCCAAACAAACAGCAAACCAGTAACCTCTTTAAAGTCACCAGTAACAGCATATTTACCAGAACATTACCATttatttagtctatatccatgatgtTCTACTTCCGGTATTGCTCCATTGCTAGCAGAAAATCCGCccgatttcactcatttaggccggatatccttgggcttcctttgtgttggcattttaaactttggtcgatttatgaggactggttaaccttttctcagatctctgcagggtaaatccagagaGCCAgctggactatctgtccaatctgagttttctgttgcacgactaaaacaacctttgaacgtacacgttccaccaaaacaagttccttcccggggctattttgcagaggtgctGTTGCTCCAGACGGCGCTTAgagccgcccaagacgattgtgattggtttaaaagaaataccaataatcagagcacatttttctcccatcccgaaatgctgtgtggactcgccagaccctccaccgcagcgctgtggaggagggtctggcaatgcgagactaccatTTATTGCATTTACCTAGTTTCTGGCAGTAATCTGGTTGTTGACAAAGTTGTCATCTTCCTTTCCAATTTAACAAAAGTTAGAGTAGAGTTTGCCAACAATTACCAAAATGTTCATGCTACATGTAAAACATTTTGGTGCTTACATTTTTACagcaaaagcttttttttttttttttttttttttttttttttttttttttggagaaatCTCTCATGTAACACTTCCTCTTGCCTGAACTCTGCTAGTGGAAACACAGCAGTGTGCTCAGCAAGCCGGCTGCAGTTCCCCCTCTCCCCTCAGGCAAAGGCAGTCACTGTTTTCTATATCATATCTAAAATATCTTGATATCTAAACACTGTGTCATACTGGAGGTCACCAAATTGATTCACTGCTCTTTGAATGCACTTTCAGCAGTTAATGATGGCTTCTGTTTCCTGAAATAGATAGGAGAGCAAATAACAACTATATCAGCTACTAGATAACTGTTTAAATGTAAGTCTATTCATCTAAATCGGTTTTTAAATGCACTGCAACTGTGAGATTACTCAAAACCCCCAGTTTACTTTAAGATGGTCAGTATTTTTTTCTACTTGCTTCTATACAGCAGTGGGAACTGCCATATTTTAGAACCATTATAATTCAATGTTTCTGGGAAAATTCTTCTTTACTGATGGCACAGTGACAACACAGTTGCTACAGTGGGAGAAAAGAGAGTGGGCCGTCTTTACtgctttaacaaataaaaaaaatagactaCTGTTTGGCTTTGGAATTGAACGCAGCCTACTTAGAAGTTCAATTTTACCGTTAAGTTtacttacagtatgttttaGTTTACTATGTTTGCTACAATGACTCACAGCTACAAGCAGTGATCTCATTCTGCTACTTTCCCGGTCCTCCGTCTTGGTCATGCCCATGTTTACATAAATAACCAGTTATTTTAGCAGAAATCTGGCTACATTAACTCGGCTCCTTTAAAATTCACTCATTTTAATAATGTTTAATAATCAGGTTAGCGGCAAAAGCACGTAGAGATAGTGTGATGTGAGCAGGGTTAAGGCTGCGTTCAGACAGGAAAAGAGCGATCCGGCAATTTGCCGCAGGGTTGTGCGGTGAGGGGAGTGTTACTGAAAcagcccatttgtgtgacgtcctgttgtgcTCTTTAACCCCTTTTGTTATTTCACAACTTCTGTTTAACATtagatcgtttatagatctcGACGTTTCTGACCGCACTtaaaggcagcttcatttcacggagaaagagaaagaaaagagaagagctAGACCGattgactgtgctttgttgtttggcaaacattcagctgttacacaaactcctgggcagttcagCGCTTGTGTTTcgtgttttaaaaaaactttcttGTGACAGCGATGTTTCCCGTTTACTGTACAGGACTCATACACTGCCTCAAAACCGACTGACAAGTCTGACTgccggttacatgattggccaccgcagcgtgacattagggttgcgtttctccaaaagtcgAGTTGGTCTCAACTTCTCGCTGCAGGCCCGCTGCGTATCTTTGCGTGTCCCCCCTGAGGCAAACCCCTCTGCAGCCTAAACGCACTACCcgcattcaaaatgaatggaaagacctgcgtttttgcCGCACCGTCTGACGGCTGACATAGGCTGTGTGAATGCCCACTAAAGCTGCCAGCATTGTGCACTAGTTTGAGAGTttccctgctgctgctcttggCCTGTGATTATTGTTAGTGCACTTTTATAAAGAAAGAGACCCTGTGTTTCAACCAGGTCTCACCACACAGCACGGCTTGAAGGATCTGTTCAGATGGGACCAGCGGCTGTAACAGTGCCTAAATTAACGGTTTCACCTAATTTCACCTAAATATTTCTGTCAGAAACGGTTGATTTCTCTTGCTTGGAAGGATGTGAATAGGCCTAGTATTGGTTGGTTAGAGAAATGTCTTCTTGCCTAACAACGGAAAGAATAACGTATATGGTTAAGGATAGACAAGATACTTTCAAACAGGTTTGGGACCATTTTTGAACTTTGTTGAACAAAATGATGTGGGTGATATTCTGGCAAATGAGGGGAATTCTGAGTAATTTAGTATTTTTCATGCGGGAGTGAGATATTTATATTGGCTTTTGACACTGTTTGATTGGTTAGATGctccagatacagtatatgttacATGGTGAAAGGTAATTCTTTCATACAAggcgtttgtttttttatacatttgtatttttactCTGTTGCTGTGATTGCTGTCTGTATTTTGGTTTTTGCTTCTATTGTTTTTCAGGGTTTGTCTACGTTTATGTATGTCTTGGTTAAAATGAAGCTCAATAACAAcattgtttacaaaaaaaaaaaaaaaaaaatctgatagatagatagatagatagatagatagatagatagatagatagatagatagatatatatctatcaGAAATTGTGTTGCATATTATTTGGACATTTAAGTTTGATAGATTTTACCCACAAAGGATGAATTCCATGTGACATGCTGTGCAAAGTGAGGTAATTGACACATACAATAAATTCCCATGACAAGGGAGAATGCAGAGAAACTTGTTTTCTGGGTATAAGGATGGAGCAGTACCATAATTATCATAACATAAACCTTATTTTACTTTCCAACTGTGAGTTGCAATGCTGGAACACATACcccaacatcatcatcattttggATAAGCTGTGAATGTCCAAACAGACGCCTCTTCAATATGGGCTCCAAGAGAGTCAGGTAGACCATgtagagcagcagcaggcccAAAATGGAGAGGTACATTATGATGGTAACCTAAATATACAGAATGATTACTGATTGGTTTAGAGTTTTTTGATGTGTAGGATccaaacacagaaaaaacagtAAGTTAAATGACAAGaagtgctgaaacaattagtcgatAGACAATTTATTGACAGCTATATTAATGATCTATTAATCATTTAAGGCATACAgtatttcaacaaaaactgcCAAACATTTACTGATTCCAGCTTCTCTAACATGAGGATTGGTTGcttttctccattttagcaGAATAGTAAATTGAATATGTTTGGGGTTTCTatttagacaaaacaaacatttattatGTCAAATTAAGGCAACGTAAACAATCCCTTCAATGTTAACTTACCTTAATTGTGCTTGAGCTCCTCTCCTCATATTTACACTCGCAGCGTAAACAGTACGCCTCCACATCTTTTCCCTCAACCGGCATGGGTTCAACGACATGGAGACAGTTActtaaaaacaagaaaataacGTTAACAAGCTAGTGGTAAGAAGGAAATGAACAGCTCATTCAGGGAAGTGTAGCGACACATCACTTTACATACCAGTCTTTGAGAGAGACATTTTGTTTGTAGATTTGCCCCGGAAACTCTCTGTATGGCGGACAGATGCATTTACAACGGATGTCTTCAGAATTCTGTAACAGATAGGTCACATGTatcagaatcttttttttttttttatttggagggagggtttctctctctcttccaacATACCTGCACATTTCGCTGGTAACACATATACAACACACTTACATAACACATCATTATTAAATCTGGCATTaagtttatatttattttgccCCCTTTCCTTCCTTTTGCTACTTTAGTCATATTTTTCTGCATTAATTTAATGTCCTTATTTGTACATATATCATCGTATTCTTAGTGTTTCAGTCTTGTGTTcctttgtttaattttactgtttttagtTTATTCCTTTCAATTTTTATTGCCTGTTCTCTGGTCttatttttaacaattttacTCTTGAGAAGCACTCTGTGACTATGTTCTGTATAATGTGCTATATTAAATGAACTTATTATTGTTGGTAACATTGTGGTTATTATGTTTTGTCAATATTGCCCTCTCAGAGGCGTCCCCGGGtacagccccgaatgtttaAAGAGTAACCCATGATCTCTAGCGCTctctcttatttattttttttacaaaaataagtataatggaataaaaaaaacttgcagttcttacatttttattgtaGAACTCATGGTTGATCTGTAACTTtttccagtttattttttagAGGCGAATAGAACAGGCAGCTACGTACATGCGGGGTCTGACCAACATGTTGTTTTTGTCTCCTACCAACCGTCTCTACGTGAGGAAACCTGTGAAAGGTGTAATTTTCGGAGGAATCCTAGACAAATCAGTCTAATTCATTGATACCattaacacaaagtttaggagcgcaatactaatgatttagtttgaagttcctgtgacgtttccagtctacggttcagactcaaacacatggagctctgaagcagacctgtgcgttgcttagtgtccactctcgctgtaaaaaTAGACATGAGCAGTGTGCCTTCCGtggtctgtgcagcttcaggtttatagacaaagtttaactttatttttctcaaaatatcacgactcctccaaatctcagagagcacagatgggatatattttgaatgtgcacaaagttttgaacatgagcagaaatcttgctcaaacacatctgaaatattacagaccaggggtttattaattcattaaaatgaattcatggATCAtggaggtgaataattgtcatatggacatttaaggaggttacttctagagatgttccgataccgatgccagtaTGTAtcagctccgatactgcctaaaacgctggtatcgggaagtactggagtttatgcaccgatccgataccacgtaataaagccctaaagaaaatctacgttaaagtggtttaattatgttctttttccgttataactgactgtcaaactggataataaaagatagttctacggcattcattgtttgtatttgttcatgtttcacaaagagtttaacctgagccagacagaaaacaaagatagaaataatagcacgtccatacagagatagtagcataaaattgttaaaacataataaaatatatgacacacggGTATCGGATCgctactcggtatcggccgatacgcaagttcaggtatcggaatcgggaagcaaaaaaattgtatcgggccatctctagttactagttgaaagcaatacagaatgcctgagagcttTACTgccatatattccattatgtttgtatatttggattgtaatctatgttcccctttacataaagatatttccagcatacagtgattcagaaaaaggtagaattAGGTGCATAacaattcaccagaatgcaagAAATGAAtagtttaatgctcaaaatgttcaggtGGTGGACCCCCAGACCTCTCACATCATAAGTAAccacacaaatctggaaacaaaacactggcatttgggttgccaggccagttatggttagaccaaatgttggtgctaTCTAACCTACATGGAAGCTGgaaactaaaatgaacatagaCTGGCTATTAACAAGCCAATCGCCGTTTTGCACtacatttagtttatttaatgAGTCCGGGCTAAGCCCCGAACCTCCTCAAGTCCTAGAAACGCCCATGTGCCTGCTACTCTATCgctgacacagcactgtggagatctggcaatgagagactagTAATGCCCTataaccagtgttgggcaagttacttccaaaatggaatacattatagattactagttactgtcatttgagagtaattagttatattacaatattactgtctctgaattgtaatgcgttacactacttttgagttactttcaccaaagcGGTAGTTTAACTTGGCAGCTATCTTGTGAATTTAaccactggatcaataaagtctcatctttatccactttaatacatcacagattattcataatattttgtataattaatatgaatatgcaaagtaactaaagcaataaaaaatagataagtaaaacttacaataggcaagtaggagaaaataaaaatactcaattaaaagtaccttacagttgtgTTGAAGTGCGGCAttcttgtaaaatgtttgtttaaagcacttgaataagaaattcatgttgtttagtttaaaacagtctaaagggaattgtcaattatagtgtgattaaaactcactatttacattatttacagtacttgattacAGCTATGTGAAAAggtacacaaccttatttgtttaacagtaatttagttttactgcgaaccgtcgcaggaagtgcttttattctCCACcgctgataaactgcaatgatttacgtgtaagcaagactaaacattaattcccgacatgtttaaatctgtcagcagct
This sequence is a window from Perca flavescens isolate YP-PL-M2 chromosome 1, PFLA_1.0, whole genome shotgun sequence. Protein-coding genes within it:
- the tmem9b gene encoding transmembrane protein 9B, translating into MKSVFLLEAFSLACFVLLNQVTAKNSEDIRCKCICPPYREFPGQIYKQNVSLKDCNCLHVVEPMPVEGKDVEAYCLRCECKYEERSSSTIKVTIIMYLSILGLLLLYMVYLTLLEPILKRRLFGHSQLIQNDDDVGDQQPFANAHNVLSRSHSRPNMLNKVEHAQQRWRRQVQEQRKSVFDRHVVLS